One region of Duncaniella freteri genomic DNA includes:
- a CDS encoding SusC/RagA family TonB-linked outer membrane protein, whose translation MAMLFSRAVYAQVSTVTGTVTDPQQEPLTGVVVTEKGNPANGVITDIDGKYSIKVPAQGTLVFTYTGFTGQDIDVAGRSLIDVTMSEDLQSLEEVVVIGYGTMRRKDLTGAVASVKGDDLVANPVSNVAQALQGRLPGVNVVSQDGRPGASVSVRVRGGGSITQSNEPLYVVDGFPVGNIDNIAASEIESIDVLKDAASTAIYGARGANGVILVTTKGGQEGKAKVTYEGYVQFKNVAKKQDVLSAQEYVLDNWSYATTRGSGPKEAVEKYFGLGSKYGNHYAEYANVAAHQYDNDILRTGFSHNHNLNITGGSENTRMAFNIGYIDDEGIRINSDYDRFTTSLKIQQKLFSNLTFNAEARYDESTLNGAGARYTSGAYHYKPIDNPLGGVSASEISGLGFGIKNIDDSHNPVELINDITSETFYRNFRGNAALTWEIISGLTARSEIAMTRGSSRNTYYENGYTNGDKRANISRGTSKGLRWVTTANYMFDVKDIHSFNILAGYELLRSENESMYAEGRGFPDTFDYDHAIAMMHTATYNSSFYNTFGVPDRTVSWFGRFNYTLLDRYLFTATFRADGSSKFAPNNRWGYFPAVAAGWRISEENFMEGTRDWLSNLKLRLSWGESGSDNINSNLWRETWSSSTNNKLPINGEFGPFYRPDGLKANPDLKWETTVSRNLGVDFGFLNSRINGAVEVYWNTTKDLLMLVPVDNTSGYSHQYQNFGQISNRGVEISVNADIYRNKDFRFSAGAIYNYNRNNLDKMQNADQYIYSSYWGSSAQTPAMDWMLAVDQPIGIVRGYIADGFYTTADFNYSDGTYTLKDGVPDLTKDITATYMHPFTLPNGQVAFPGAPKFRDTDDNGKIDAKDAVNLGEVRPRHTGSFHLDFGYKGWDLSANFNWTYGGKVYNANAMMDASGNEYDGLTRQYGAWRADCYRVYDVDKSGELYAVTEPGALNALNANASSALPYHQSGIVSSEFLEDGSYLRLQTLTLGYTLPQQLTRKAHISNFRLYVTAGNLFTITGYSGLDPEVNTNTAGTVGFGSNIRNFPMFNMDYGTYPRARTWTIGASLSF comes from the coding sequence ATGGCTATGCTGTTTTCCAGGGCTGTCTATGCCCAGGTCAGCACAGTGACAGGCACAGTGACCGATCCGCAGCAAGAACCGCTCACTGGGGTCGTTGTAACTGAAAAAGGCAATCCTGCCAACGGTGTCATCACTGACATTGATGGAAAATACTCAATTAAAGTGCCGGCGCAAGGTACGCTTGTGTTCACCTATACCGGTTTTACAGGTCAGGACATAGATGTGGCAGGTCGTTCACTTATTGATGTTACAATGAGTGAAGATCTTCAGAGTCTTGAGGAGGTAGTTGTGATCGGTTATGGCACAATGAGGCGCAAGGATCTTACAGGAGCGGTGGCTTCTGTAAAAGGAGACGACCTTGTAGCCAATCCTGTATCCAATGTGGCGCAGGCTCTTCAAGGACGTCTTCCTGGTGTCAATGTAGTGTCGCAGGACGGCCGTCCCGGAGCCTCGGTATCGGTGCGTGTGCGCGGAGGCGGCTCAATCACCCAAAGCAATGAGCCTCTTTATGTTGTTGACGGTTTTCCTGTGGGTAATATCGACAACATTGCAGCCTCCGAGATAGAGTCGATAGATGTGCTCAAGGATGCTGCTTCTACAGCTATCTATGGTGCGCGCGGTGCCAACGGTGTAATCCTTGTTACCACCAAGGGTGGACAGGAAGGAAAGGCAAAAGTCACTTATGAAGGCTATGTGCAGTTCAAGAATGTCGCTAAAAAACAGGATGTTCTCTCAGCCCAGGAGTATGTGCTTGATAACTGGAGCTACGCTACCACTCGTGGCTCAGGTCCTAAGGAGGCTGTTGAAAAATACTTCGGTCTCGGATCGAAATATGGTAACCACTATGCTGAATATGCCAATGTCGCTGCCCATCAGTATGACAATGACATCCTGCGCACAGGATTCTCTCACAATCATAACCTGAATATCACCGGTGGATCGGAGAATACCAGGATGGCGTTCAACATCGGTTATATCGATGACGAAGGTATCCGCATCAATTCCGACTACGACCGTTTCACCACCTCTCTCAAGATCCAGCAGAAATTATTCAGCAACCTCACATTCAATGCCGAGGCTCGCTATGATGAATCTACACTCAACGGCGCCGGAGCCCGTTACACCTCAGGGGCTTATCATTATAAGCCTATAGACAATCCCCTCGGAGGGGTATCGGCTTCCGAGATTTCAGGTCTTGGTTTCGGTATAAAGAACATTGATGACTCACATAATCCTGTTGAGCTGATAAATGATATAACAAGCGAGACTTTCTATCGCAATTTCCGTGGCAACGCAGCTCTGACATGGGAGATTATCTCCGGACTTACAGCCCGCTCGGAAATAGCTATGACACGCGGCTCATCCAGGAACACTTACTATGAGAACGGATACACCAATGGTGACAAACGTGCCAATATCTCACGTGGGACATCCAAGGGGCTTCGTTGGGTCACCACAGCCAATTATATGTTTGATGTGAAGGATATCCATTCATTCAATATTCTTGCCGGTTACGAGCTTCTCAGAAGCGAGAACGAATCGATGTATGCTGAAGGCCGCGGATTCCCTGACACGTTTGACTATGATCACGCTATTGCAATGATGCACACAGCTACTTACAATAGCTCGTTCTACAATACGTTCGGAGTTCCTGACCGCACTGTGTCATGGTTCGGACGTTTCAACTACACACTTCTTGACCGTTATCTCTTCACCGCAACATTCCGTGCCGACGGTTCTTCAAAGTTCGCGCCCAACAACCGCTGGGGTTATTTCCCCGCAGTGGCAGCAGGATGGCGCATCTCGGAGGAGAATTTCATGGAGGGTACTCGTGACTGGCTGTCCAATCTTAAATTGCGTCTGTCATGGGGTGAGTCCGGAAGCGACAATATCAATTCCAATCTGTGGCGCGAGACATGGTCAAGTTCTACCAACAACAAGCTTCCTATCAATGGCGAGTTCGGTCCGTTCTATCGTCCTGACGGTCTGAAAGCTAATCCCGATCTTAAATGGGAGACCACTGTGTCACGCAACCTTGGTGTAGACTTCGGTTTCCTCAACAGCCGTATCAACGGTGCTGTGGAAGTGTACTGGAACACTACAAAGGATCTGCTTATGCTCGTTCCGGTTGACAATACTTCCGGATACTCCCATCAGTATCAGAACTTCGGGCAGATTTCCAATCGTGGTGTGGAGATATCAGTCAATGCTGACATCTACCGCAACAAGGATTTCCGCTTCAGTGCAGGTGCCATATACAATTACAACCGCAATAACCTCGACAAGATGCAGAATGCCGACCAGTACATCTACTCCTCCTACTGGGGATCGTCGGCTCAGACTCCAGCTATGGACTGGATGCTTGCAGTGGACCAGCCTATAGGCATTGTCCGCGGTTATATTGCCGACGGATTCTATACGACAGCTGATTTCAATTACTCCGACGGCACATACACACTTAAGGATGGTGTCCCTGATCTGACAAAGGACATCACCGCAACTTATATGCATCCGTTCACTCTCCCCAATGGTCAGGTGGCATTCCCAGGAGCACCCAAATTCAGGGACACGGACGATAACGGAAAGATCGATGCTAAAGATGCTGTGAATCTCGGGGAGGTGCGTCCTCGCCACACAGGCAGCTTCCATCTTGATTTCGGCTACAAGGGATGGGATCTCTCCGCCAACTTCAATTGGACTTACGGAGGCAAGGTCTACAATGCAAATGCCATGATGGATGCTTCTGGAAATGAGTATGATGGTCTCACACGTCAGTATGGTGCATGGCGAGCTGACTGCTATAGGGTTTATGACGTTGACAAATCCGGTGAGCTTTATGCCGTGACCGAGCCTGGAGCTCTCAATGCTCTCAACGCCAATGCCTCCTCCGCACTTCCATATCATCAGAGCGGCATTGTGTCGTCCGAGTTCCTTGAGGATGGTTCATACCTTCGACTCCAGACCCTCACACTTGGATATACATTGCCTCAGCAGCTGACCAGGAAAGCGCATATATCCAATTTCCGTCTTTATGTGACAGCAGGCAATCTCTTTACCATCACAGGTTATAGCGGACTTGATCCTGAAGTCAATACCAATACGGCAGGTACAGTTGGTTTCGGCAGCAATATTCGTAATTTCCCGATGTTCAACATGGATTACGGCACTTACCCTCGTGCCCGCACATGGACCATCGGTGCATCACTGTCATTCTAA
- a CDS encoding RagB/SusD family nutrient uptake outer membrane protein produces the protein MNKFLNIALVSAFALCATGCEDYLDTNSPSISDREFVFSSEESARGALNYGYELLRANRNIHSVGIYWSPIWGSDMEGLQDAYSDGDTGQQEKGFYPTGTSAVNINGLQGWEVFGDLYKTIGVCNALIDSFESLPNFNELMSGEPNSLSDIYGQSVALRATCYFELCRYYGDVPMVEHAGESAKGIKSRFAIYDWCVSKLKYVEPHMYRVGENGVRADVMNRNYVQGLIGRIALFNSGYCTRRTDLDAGFYVDGDGEVLSFDDLCVEDTQNKAVYGRRADWRNILEEARPYLEACAQQPGGIQFYLSDPRGTDSQGRVYNCPSQYMFNQMHKDNSIDIADESVYEIPFMYNGGADRPGYIGRAAPQGGNYGAPCAACGQNRIQPHVYYGWFDPDDARRDASCCVTGSNGGAEVLLTFDCGAWGSQGITCNKWDWNRMKKPDTATYGNSAINVSYMRMADVYLMLAEVYAALGQDGQAKTWLQKVHNRNFPGGVDSKLDAWIAACGNEFKSTEWSAMYKAVIKERALEFVGEGVRRFDLIRTGFLPEAAVNNRRDMTKVLQDIQSKGYAEFENGNQLPAYVWVKTVDSRAMNGYRLTAGTPAGQEDDPVLYPGWRGVHDDWDGVLGSFGYSLVNKTLTNVAIKGLFEYVAPGSSQAQAWEAEGYVMTNWGIDLIKDEKNWETHAYKVLAGITDADYQARKSPVTVRPFRYQDLLNSGMTNGYGFRQE, from the coding sequence ATGAACAAGTTTCTAAATATAGCACTCGTTTCAGCTTTTGCACTTTGTGCCACTGGCTGCGAGGACTACCTCGACACCAACTCGCCGAGTATTTCCGACCGCGAGTTTGTATTCTCAAGCGAGGAGTCGGCACGCGGTGCCCTCAATTATGGCTACGAACTGCTTCGTGCCAATCGTAACATCCATTCCGTGGGTATCTATTGGAGCCCTATATGGGGATCTGACATGGAGGGATTGCAGGATGCTTATTCTGATGGTGATACCGGACAGCAGGAGAAGGGGTTCTATCCTACAGGCACTTCGGCTGTCAATATCAACGGTCTGCAAGGATGGGAAGTGTTTGGCGATCTTTATAAGACAATAGGTGTGTGCAATGCGCTTATTGACAGTTTCGAGTCTCTTCCTAATTTTAATGAACTGATGAGCGGCGAGCCAAATTCCCTTTCTGACATCTACGGTCAGTCAGTGGCTCTTCGTGCCACATGCTATTTTGAGCTATGCCGCTATTACGGCGATGTTCCTATGGTGGAGCATGCCGGAGAGAGTGCCAAAGGGATAAAATCACGTTTCGCTATCTATGACTGGTGCGTCAGCAAACTTAAGTATGTTGAACCTCACATGTACAGGGTGGGGGAGAACGGTGTGCGTGCCGATGTGATGAACCGCAATTATGTGCAGGGTCTCATCGGGCGTATAGCTCTTTTCAATTCCGGATATTGTACCCGCCGCACCGATCTTGACGCCGGATTCTATGTTGATGGCGACGGCGAAGTGCTTTCCTTTGATGACCTTTGTGTTGAGGATACCCAGAATAAGGCCGTGTATGGCCGACGTGCCGACTGGCGCAATATTCTTGAAGAGGCTCGTCCTTACCTTGAGGCTTGCGCACAGCAGCCCGGAGGTATTCAGTTCTATCTTTCCGATCCGCGTGGCACGGATTCTCAGGGACGTGTCTACAATTGTCCTTCACAGTATATGTTCAATCAGATGCATAAGGACAATTCGATCGATATAGCTGACGAGAGTGTGTATGAGATACCTTTCATGTACAATGGTGGTGCTGACCGTCCCGGTTATATAGGTCGTGCGGCTCCTCAGGGTGGAAATTACGGTGCTCCGTGTGCGGCTTGCGGACAGAATCGCATACAGCCTCATGTCTATTACGGATGGTTTGATCCGGATGATGCCCGCCGAGACGCTTCATGTTGTGTGACCGGCAGTAATGGCGGTGCGGAAGTGTTGCTGACATTCGACTGCGGAGCCTGGGGCAGCCAGGGTATCACTTGCAACAAGTGGGACTGGAACCGTATGAAGAAACCTGACACCGCTACATATGGCAACTCGGCAATCAATGTAAGCTATATGCGTATGGCTGATGTGTATCTGATGCTTGCTGAGGTGTATGCCGCTCTCGGACAGGACGGTCAGGCAAAGACCTGGCTTCAGAAAGTTCACAACCGTAACTTCCCAGGTGGTGTTGACAGCAAGCTCGATGCCTGGATTGCCGCCTGTGGCAATGAGTTTAAGTCCACAGAATGGAGTGCCATGTACAAGGCTGTTATCAAGGAGCGTGCCTTGGAGTTTGTAGGGGAGGGTGTTCGTCGCTTCGACCTTATCCGCACCGGATTTCTTCCTGAAGCAGCTGTGAACAACCGCCGTGACATGACCAAGGTTCTACAGGATATCCAGAGCAAGGGATATGCCGAGTTTGAAAATGGCAATCAGCTGCCTGCCTATGTATGGGTAAAGACTGTGGATAGCCGTGCTATGAATGGCTATCGCCTTACTGCCGGCACTCCTGCCGGTCAGGAAGATGATCCGGTGCTTTATCCCGGATGGCGTGGTGTGCATGATGATTGGGACGGAGTTCTTGGATCGTTTGGCTACAGCCTCGTCAACAAGACTCTCACCAACGTCGCTATAAAGGGTCTTTTTGAGTATGTCGCTCCGGGGTCCTCTCAGGCTCAGGCTTGGGAAGCGGAAGGATATGTCATGACCAACTGGGGGATCGATCTGATCAAGGATGAGAAGAACTGGGAGACTCACGCCTATAAGGTACTTGCAGGTATTACGGATGCCGATTATCAGGCACGCAAGTCACCTGTCACTGTGCGTCCGTTCAGATATCAGGATCTTCTGAACTCAGGCATGACCAACGGTTATGGTTTCCGTCAGGAATAA
- a CDS encoding dienelactone hydrolase family protein, whose protein sequence is MKRFIAYFSIAALAFGASAQSKKSDVPHSSRYEIERDMPTFLDRIHEELTYPLAWGNSDIKDYCVWNRTARDKVIELMLTPPKHSSSWAPEVVAEEKRDGYTAQKVAFNLTDYSRVEAYVLTPDGDGPFPALVALHDHGGHYTIGKEKMIRPFEVDAWVYDDADKWADNLYEGQYLGDYLAKNGYVVISVDALFWGDRGRKEGPDGSKHANIAGNFQMLGRNMSAWMNFEDMYTAEFLATLPKVDPERIGCIGLSMGAYRSWMLAALSPIIKAGVAVCWMTTTDIQLSWEYGREKGGFANCLLGVRNYLDYPHVASLACPKPMFFLNGETDKLFPTVAVNKAFGEMRKVWESQGASDNLRTEIWDIGHQCHKKEQSECLKFLDKHLK, encoded by the coding sequence ATGAAAAGATTTATTGCATATTTCTCCATTGCCGCATTGGCTTTTGGAGCATCGGCACAGTCTAAAAAGTCGGACGTGCCACACTCTTCCAGATATGAGATCGAGAGGGACATGCCCACATTTCTTGACCGGATACATGAGGAGCTGACCTATCCTCTGGCATGGGGAAACAGTGATATCAAGGACTACTGTGTCTGGAACCGGACAGCAAGGGATAAAGTGATAGAGCTGATGCTCACGCCTCCCAAGCATTCCTCTTCGTGGGCTCCTGAGGTTGTGGCAGAGGAGAAGCGCGACGGTTACACAGCCCAGAAGGTGGCATTCAATCTTACTGACTATTCTCGTGTCGAGGCTTATGTGCTCACTCCCGACGGAGATGGCCCTTTCCCAGCCTTGGTGGCTCTTCATGACCATGGCGGACACTACACTATAGGAAAGGAGAAGATGATACGTCCGTTTGAGGTTGATGCTTGGGTGTACGATGATGCCGACAAGTGGGCCGACAATCTTTATGAGGGTCAGTATCTTGGTGACTATCTTGCGAAGAACGGTTATGTGGTTATTTCTGTGGATGCCCTGTTCTGGGGTGACCGTGGGCGCAAGGAGGGCCCTGACGGGAGCAAGCATGCCAATATTGCAGGTAATTTCCAGATGCTCGGACGCAACATGAGTGCGTGGATGAACTTTGAGGATATGTACACCGCCGAGTTCCTTGCCACTCTTCCTAAGGTGGACCCTGAGAGGATAGGTTGCATAGGTTTGTCCATGGGTGCGTATCGTTCCTGGATGCTTGCAGCCCTTTCGCCAATCATTAAAGCCGGTGTGGCTGTGTGCTGGATGACTACTACCGACATCCAGCTGTCCTGGGAGTATGGCAGGGAGAAGGGTGGTTTTGCCAACTGTCTTCTCGGTGTTCGCAACTATCTCGATTATCCGCATGTAGCCTCGCTTGCCTGTCCGAAGCCTATGTTTTTCCTTAATGGAGAGACCGACAAGCTATTTCCGACTGTAGCCGTTAACAAGGCGTTCGGCGAGATGCGCAAGGTGTGGGAGAGTCAGGGTGCTTCCGACAATCTACGCACAGAGATATGGGACATAGGTCATCAGTGTCATAAGAAGGAGCAGTCGGAATGCCTTAAATTTCTTGACAAGCATTTGAAATAA
- a CDS encoding glycosyl hydrolase family 95 catalytic domain-containing protein: MNKYLLLLLLPFVTFVSYGVNGSDQDLKLWYDRPADYWVEALPLGNGHLGAMMYGIASRDTVQINEDTFWSGSPYNNYNPKAKGKLKEIQSLIDRGEYAEAQKLSMANITADRSVTAHGMIYESIGNLILDFPGVERIPDNYRRELDLGSAVAKVTYTVGGVDYTREMFTSLTDDLIIIRITASKPGKVTFATSFTGPLKKNRTVAVTEVVDGTDNMLRVSCAHAREAEENIPNRLHATAIIKVMADGGTVTPDDESGRISVNGADSATIYVSAATNFKNYRDISGDSEEKAMSAIKRFDKDYATAKSDHVAKYRGQFGRVSLDLGSNHEQEAKPTDVRIREFSTVHDPSLAAMYFQFGRYLLISSSQPGTQPANLQGIWNPSAGQYPAWDSKYTTNINVEMNYWPAEVTNLSECHEPFLQMVRDVSVTGKESASEMYGARGWTLHHNTDLWRSTGAVDYASCSVWPTCNAWFASHLWERYLYTGDKGYLAGVYPILKSACEFYQDFLVRDTASGYMVVSPSNSPENHPGLGSYVDDNGKKQNVAQFSGVTMDNQMVYDLLSNTIHAARELGMDKEFASELDDLRMQLPPMHVGKYGQLQEWLKDWDRETSGHRHVSHLWGLFPGNQISPYSHPQLFQAAKKSLTGRGDASRGWSMGWKVCLWARLLDGNHAHTLISNQLKLMDPNVTIKSQDGGTYANMFDAHPPFQIDGNFGCTAGIAEMLVQSHDGAVHLLPALPDVWSKGEVKGLKARGGFEIADMKWSDGKLSSVTIKSTLGGNLRLRSSVSLYDSDGKRLIRAKGVNPNPFNSVYMISAPVISNPDKIPALNLPATNLYDVPTEIGAEYTFIAR, encoded by the coding sequence ATGAATAAATATCTGCTTTTGCTCCTGTTGCCATTCGTTACATTCGTTTCATACGGTGTAAATGGTTCGGATCAGGACTTGAAACTATGGTATGACCGGCCTGCCGACTATTGGGTTGAGGCATTGCCTCTTGGCAATGGTCATCTCGGTGCGATGATGTATGGGATAGCATCGCGAGACACTGTTCAGATCAATGAGGACACATTCTGGTCCGGAAGCCCTTATAATAACTATAATCCCAAAGCCAAAGGAAAGCTAAAGGAGATACAGTCGCTTATCGACCGAGGTGAGTATGCCGAGGCTCAGAAACTGTCGATGGCTAATATCACTGCTGACAGGAGTGTTACGGCTCACGGTATGATATATGAGTCGATAGGCAATCTCATACTTGATTTTCCGGGTGTGGAGCGTATTCCGGATAATTATCGCCGTGAACTTGACCTTGGAAGTGCCGTTGCCAAAGTGACATACACTGTGGGCGGTGTGGATTATACACGTGAGATGTTCACATCTCTTACCGACGATCTGATCATAATACGCATTACTGCCTCAAAACCTGGCAAGGTGACGTTTGCCACATCATTCACAGGCCCTTTAAAGAAGAACAGGACCGTGGCAGTGACCGAGGTGGTGGATGGCACTGACAATATGCTTAGGGTGAGTTGTGCTCATGCCCGAGAGGCGGAGGAGAACATCCCTAACAGGCTGCATGCTACTGCAATAATTAAAGTTATGGCTGACGGCGGAACGGTTACGCCTGATGATGAGTCAGGACGCATATCGGTCAATGGTGCGGATTCAGCGACAATATATGTCTCGGCTGCAACTAATTTTAAAAATTATAGAGACATTTCAGGCGATAGCGAAGAAAAGGCTATGTCGGCTATCAAGAGATTCGACAAGGATTACGCTACAGCCAAAAGTGATCATGTGGCGAAGTATCGCGGACAGTTCGGGAGAGTGAGCCTCGATCTCGGTTCCAATCATGAGCAGGAGGCTAAGCCTACGGATGTGCGTATACGAGAATTCTCTACGGTTCATGATCCGTCGCTTGCCGCCATGTATTTCCAGTTCGGACGTTATCTTCTTATAAGCAGTTCCCAGCCTGGCACACAGCCTGCTAATCTACAGGGCATATGGAATCCGAGTGCCGGTCAGTATCCTGCCTGGGACAGCAAGTACACGACAAACATTAATGTGGAGATGAACTATTGGCCAGCCGAGGTCACCAATCTTAGCGAATGTCATGAACCGTTTCTACAGATGGTAAGGGATGTGAGTGTGACAGGCAAGGAGTCTGCGTCTGAGATGTATGGGGCGCGCGGATGGACGCTTCATCATAACACCGATCTGTGGCGTTCCACCGGAGCGGTTGACTATGCATCGTGCAGTGTGTGGCCCACATGTAATGCATGGTTTGCCTCGCATCTGTGGGAGCGTTATCTTTATACAGGCGACAAGGGATATCTTGCCGGAGTATATCCGATATTGAAGTCCGCTTGCGAATTCTATCAGGATTTCCTTGTCAGGGATACTGCTTCGGGATATATGGTAGTGTCGCCATCCAATTCTCCGGAGAATCATCCTGGACTCGGATCGTATGTCGATGACAATGGTAAGAAACAGAATGTGGCCCAGTTCAGCGGTGTGACGATGGATAATCAGATGGTGTATGATCTGCTCAGCAACACCATACACGCTGCTCGTGAATTGGGCATGGATAAGGAATTTGCCTCAGAACTTGATGACCTAAGGATGCAGCTTCCGCCGATGCATGTCGGAAAGTACGGTCAATTGCAGGAGTGGCTCAAGGACTGGGACCGAGAGACGAGTGGTCACCGTCATGTGTCTCATCTGTGGGGGCTTTTTCCTGGCAATCAGATATCTCCATACTCCCATCCCCAGTTGTTTCAGGCTGCAAAGAAGTCCCTGACAGGCAGAGGTGATGCGAGCCGTGGATGGTCGATGGGATGGAAGGTGTGCCTTTGGGCGAGACTGCTTGACGGAAATCATGCTCACACACTGATATCGAATCAGCTCAAACTGATGGACCCGAATGTGACAATCAAGTCGCAGGACGGCGGTACTTATGCCAATATGTTTGATGCTCATCCTCCGTTTCAGATCGATGGTAATTTCGGATGTACGGCAGGTATAGCCGAGATGCTTGTTCAGAGTCACGATGGGGCTGTTCACCTGCTTCCCGCTCTTCCTGATGTGTGGTCAAAGGGTGAAGTCAAAGGGCTGAAGGCTCGTGGCGGGTTTGAGATCGCTGATATGAAGTGGAGCGATGGCAAACTCTCGTCGGTGACTATAAAATCAACTCTCGGAGGCAATCTGCGACTCCGTTCTTCTGTATCTCTCTATGATTCGGATGGTAAGCGGCTTATACGAGCCAAAGGGGTCAACCCCAATCCATTCAATAGTGTGTATATGATATCCGCACCGGTGATAAGTAATCCCGATAAGATACCGGCATTGAATCTGCCAGCAACTAATCTTTATGATGTCCCTACTGAGATTGGAGCCGAATATACATTCATTGCCAGATAG
- a CDS encoding carboxypeptidase-like regulatory domain-containing protein has protein sequence MRNEKSLQIRGSRSEFCYHFGRVCFSVIFVLIALMVSAQDKTVSGTVIDETGEPVIGATVMVKGSKVGIATDIDGKYTLNTPPTVF, from the coding sequence ATGAGAAACGAGAAATCTCTACAAATCAGAGGTTCCCGAAGTGAATTTTGTTATCACTTTGGGCGTGTCTGCTTCTCGGTGATTTTTGTTCTGATAGCCTTAATGGTATCGGCACAGGATAAGACCGTCAGCGGAACAGTGATTGATGAAACAGGCGAACCGGTCATCGGAGCGACTGTCATGGTAAAAGGGAGCAAGGTCGGGATAGCTACCGATATTGACGGTAAATATACCCTAAATACCCCCCCCACAGTGTTTTAA